A region of Diadema setosum chromosome 15, eeDiaSeto1, whole genome shotgun sequence DNA encodes the following proteins:
- the LOC140239291 gene encoding uncharacterized protein, which yields MTLGEEGGYSDVDMESLPEVEETTAPKPPADLQNASDQLPPDFEDTTCTCMCKCGRKCMTLFDSADVIAFRLSVMELSRDQKDLVVLIQISAHSDNSMNTQCSRRANQKERERARMKYFFRGKGICREMFLYLHCISHNKLIALKKWFRDHGLTPVQRKSGGRAPRTNLLSPTDIRDAVTFITNYAEDHAVFLPGRIPGFKRSDLRLLPASATKASVHRLYEQAMKDKGARSMALSTFRAVWVKYQPRIMTCKPMTDLCWRCQKNTTRLFQLANQTESEKKEQLASHQKHLDCVIAERENYRQQTAASRVSITRDPAELGPHPPCSREGEMHYSFDFAQQVHFPSNPLQPGPLYFLTPRKCGIFGINCEGIPKQVNFLVDEGMAHSKGSIAVISYLHYFFRCFGLGEKVAHLHCDNCAGQNKNKFVLWYLAWRCIHKLHMEIDLNFMVAGHTKFAPDYGFGLLKKRYRASEVSTLQDIVDVVRSSSPSGLNVPVLVGDESGRQNVPTYPWQEFLSAHFKPIADVKKYHHFRFTSEEPGVVYCREFADDEEVRHQLLKPGARPPRMLPPSLPVPGLPQERQMYLYTKIRPFCRPESRDITCPPPPGIDVGEEMEAGLR from the exons ATGACTCTCGGTGAGGAAGGAGGGTATAGCGATGTAGACATGGAAAGCCTTCCAGAAGTAGAGGAAACCACTGCCCCCAAACCCCCTGCAGACTTGCAGAATGCGAGTGATCAGTTGCCACCCGATTTTGAAGACACAACATGTACTTGTATGTGCAAGTGTGGTAGGAAATGCATGACATTGTTTGACTCAGCAGACGTAATTGCATTTCGGCTAAGTGTCATGGAACTTAGTAGAGACCAAAAAGACCTAGTAGTGCTGATACAAATCAGTGCACACAGCGACAATTCGATGAACACACAATGCTCCCGTCGGGCAAAtcaaaaggaaagggaaagggcAAGAATGAAGTACTTCTTTAGAGGAAAAGGGATATGCCGAGAAATGTTCCTGTACCTGCACTG CATATCACACAATAAGCTGATTGCCTTGAAGAAGTGGTTTCGTGATCATGGATTGACACCGGTTCAGAGAAAGTCTGGTGGGAGGGCACCAAGGACTAACCTCCTATCCCCGACCGACATCAGAGATGCAGTCACCTTCATCACCAACTATGCAGAGGATCATGCTGTCTTCCTGCCCGGAAGGATTCCAGGCTTCAAACGGTCAGACCTGCGTCTTCTGCCAGCTTCTGCCACTAAAGCCTCGGTTCATCGCTTGTACGAGCAAGCAATGAAGGATAAag GTGCCAGGTCGATGGCTCTCAGCACATTCCGAGCAGTGTGGGTGAAGTACCAGCCAAGGATAATGACCTGCAAACCCATGACTGATCTGTGTTGGCGCTGTCAGAAGAATACAACTCGGCTGTTCCAACTGGCGAACCAGACAGAGTCGGAGAAGAAGGAGCAGCTGGCATCGCACCAAAAGCATCTAGACTGCGTCATCGCTGAGCGTGAGAACTACCGCCAACAGACAGCTGCAAGTCGCGTCAGCATCACAAGGGATCCAGCTGAGCTTGGACCTCATCCACCATGTTCTCGGGAGGGAGAGATGCACTACAGCTTCGACTTCGCTCAGCAAGTCCACTTCCCCTCCAATCCCTTGCAGCCTGGTCCACTGTACTTCCTCACCCCAAGGAAGTGTGGGATATTCGGCATCAATTGTGAAGGCATCCCAAAACAG gTCAACTTCCTAGTCGACGAGGGCATGGCCCACTCAAAGGGATCGATTGCCGTCATATCATATCTCCACTACTTCTTTCGCTGCTTTGGTCTGGGAGAGAAGGTCGCCCACCTTCACTGCGATAACTGTGCTGGCCAGAACAAGAATAAGTTTGTGCTGTGGTACCTGGCCTGGCGCTGCATCCATAAGCTGCACATGGAGATCGACCTAAACTTCATGGTAGCCGGTCATACCAAGTTTGCCCCAGACTATGGCTTCGGTCTCCTGAAGAAGAGGTACAGGGCATCAGAAGTATCAACCCTCCAAGACATCGTAGACGTGGTGAGGAGCAGCTCCCCTTCAGGACTGAATGTCCCAGTCCTTGTAGGGGATGAGTCGGGAAGGCAGAATGTCCCTACATACCCATGGCAGGAGTTCTTGTCAGCCCACTTCAAGCCCATCGCAGATGTGAAGAAGTATCACCACTTCAG ATTCACATCTGAAGAGCCAGGAGTGGTGTACTGTCGTGAGTTTGCTGACGATGAAGAGGTGCGACACCAACTTCTGAAGCCTGGCGCAAGACCACCACGAATGCTTCCTCCCAGTCTGCCGGTCCCCGGGCTTCCACAAGAGCGCCAGATGTACCTCTACACCAAGATCCGTCCATTCTGCCGTCCGGAGTCCAGAGACATCACCTGCCCTCCACCTCCTGGAATTGACGTTGGAGAGGAAATGGAAGCAGGACTCCGATAG